A window of Metabacillus sp. B2-18 contains these coding sequences:
- a CDS encoding collagenase produces the protein MQFIKNIFFTLSGLVLTVILLGAIYLFLDNEIGTIVLLIGFICLFALFVLTLIGLVRGSIKWLKLNNRFSISLILIYVVVTSILLCGIWGFNFVLHHEFGIMSAKEKIQIFQGEIVSSDEMRLEIIQEYPVLEHQHITFRYHPDTEKQVQEIINRMEDITQLEKEIFGEEITKTETLEVIVLRSSKEFNQLNPIFTETIGGSYESTNKRVIIYQSRENFADSESFMIGTFAHEYGHFLLDLFSKEKGIHSDEFPAWYNEGLCEYIRHQIVDNIQIREEINTNIKYTDLHTSENWNSESENTDVYYLAQRAIEYIVGRQGNAEVLSNILLHQKETGTFEESFFQLTGVKLDTLNKTIFSMKEDLEEAWKAWSQESDFEKAGKLYEEITEKYSHESLVWHQFALMLEEQKKWDEALIARRKVISLSPEDSAGFQNISYLLTIIDPSESLEMANKALELTKKDPDGNVEFIQKWLNEISQFNDLISEEKYAEAYQAILRSEQLSYQTTVLEELKKQEKENSSGL, from the coding sequence TTGCAATTTATTAAAAATATATTTTTTACTTTATCTGGTTTAGTTTTAACAGTCATTTTATTAGGGGCAATCTATTTATTTCTAGACAATGAAATAGGAACAATCGTTTTATTAATAGGGTTCATTTGTTTGTTTGCGTTGTTTGTATTAACGCTCATAGGTTTAGTAAGAGGGAGTATAAAGTGGTTGAAACTGAATAATAGATTTAGCATATCTTTAATCCTTATCTACGTAGTGGTAACAAGCATTCTATTATGTGGGATTTGGGGATTCAATTTTGTGTTACATCATGAGTTCGGTATAATGTCTGCAAAAGAAAAAATTCAAATTTTTCAAGGGGAAATTGTAAGTAGCGATGAGATGCGACTGGAAATCATTCAGGAATACCCTGTTTTAGAGCATCAACATATAACCTTTAGGTACCATCCTGATACGGAGAAACAGGTGCAAGAGATTATCAATAGAATGGAAGATATTACGCAACTTGAAAAAGAAATTTTTGGAGAAGAAATCACAAAGACCGAGACGTTAGAAGTAATTGTTCTTCGTAGTTCCAAAGAATTCAATCAGCTAAACCCTATTTTTACCGAAACCATAGGTGGCTCTTATGAATCAACCAATAAAAGAGTGATAATTTATCAAAGCAGAGAAAACTTTGCAGATAGCGAATCCTTTATGATTGGTACGTTTGCACATGAATATGGTCATTTTCTTCTTGACTTATTTTCGAAGGAAAAAGGAATACATAGTGATGAATTTCCAGCTTGGTATAACGAAGGATTATGTGAATATATAAGACATCAAATTGTTGATAATATCCAAATCCGAGAAGAAATTAACACTAATATAAAGTATACAGACCTACATACATCAGAAAATTGGAATTCTGAATCGGAAAATACGGATGTATATTATTTAGCCCAAAGAGCAATCGAATATATTGTAGGACGTCAAGGTAATGCAGAGGTATTATCGAACATTCTCCTACATCAAAAGGAAACTGGAACATTTGAAGAGTCCTTCTTTCAACTAACAGGGGTGAAATTAGATACATTAAACAAAACCATTTTTTCAATGAAGGAAGATCTAGAAGAAGCATGGAAAGCATGGTCGCAAGAATCAGATTTTGAAAAGGCTGGAAAACTTTATGAAGAAATAACAGAGAAATATTCTCACGAAAGCTTAGTTTGGCATCAATTCGCATTAATGCTAGAAGAACAAAAGAAGTGGGATGAAGCACTCATTGCTAGACGAAAGGTGATTAGCTTAAGTCCAGAGGATTCAGCTGGTTTCCAAAACATATCCTATTTATTAACAATTATTGATCCAAGTGAATCCTTAGAAATGGCGAATAAAGCTTTGGAATTAACGAAAAAGGATCCAGATGGAAATGTTGAATTCATACAGAAGTGGTTAAATGAAATCTCTCAATTTAATGATCTGATAAGTGAAGAAAAATATGCAGAGGCATATCAAGCTATTCTCCGAAGTGAACAATTGTCCTACCAGACTACTGTATTGGAAGAATTAAAAAAACAAGAAAAAGAGAACTCTTCGGGGCTATGA